GACGCGATGGGATTGGAAGACGCATCCATGATCTCAGTGCCAGATGCCTTCAAGTCTAGCCGTACGGTGCCTTCTCCCGCGGTGTTGGCCGACAAGTCATACACCGTGCCGTCTGTGCCAACGGCGGTAAGCCCGGTGAGCGTGCCGCCTGCGGTGCCGGTGGTGGTGAACACAAAGTCATTCACAGACACGCCTGTTACTTTCTCAGAAAAGGAAACCCTGAAGGTAACTGAGCCCGGCATGATACTGGCAGTGGTGGGGCTCTGGCGGTTGATGCTGGTTACCATAGGCGAGGTTACATCTCCCACGGGGCCAGGGTCTGATTGGTCCGCGAGTAACTCCATGTCAAAGGCCATGTCTGAGGTGTTTGCTTTGGACTGGTGCACTTCCACGGCAATCACGTTGGGGCCGTTGATGAAAGCGCCATTGCTGATGGTAAACGATTGTATTTTGGTGCCATCACCGCTAGAACTCAGAGCAGCCAGCGTATTATAGGCAATTGACCCGGTAGGCATGTTGTTGCGGTATACTTCTGTGCCGTTCACATACACCACCACGCCATCGTCCATCTTAATATTGACTTTAAAGGAGGTGTAGTTACTTACATCTGTAATGGAAAGGCTTTTTCTAAAGTAGGTGGTAATGTATTTGTTCTTGGCATTAGGTCCATATCCCACCAGGGTGGCCGCGTCTGTTATTCCGTAGCCAAACTTGCCTACGCCTGTTTTCCAGGCGGCGTCGCTGAAGGAAGTGGTTCTCCAGGCGGTGCTTTGGTCTGTGCCGTTGTCCAGGTATTTCCAGGAACTGTTAAAGCTGAACAAGGCATTGGCGAGCGGCACCGGTTCAACCAAGGTATAAGACTCGCCGGAAGTATAGTCCCCCGCAAGGGCGTTAGAAGATAAGTCTGTGATATCCGTGTCAGGGGCCATAAGGTCCAGGCGCAAGGTTCCTTCACCAGAAGCATTCACGGTGGCGTCATAGTGGGTGCCATTCTCAGAACTTACGTCGGTTACCGTGGCTTCTACAGAGCCGGTGGCTATTGCCGTGAAGTCATCTGGAGTGACGCCATTCACGGGCTCAGAGAAAATGGTTCTAAAGGTGACTGCCCCGGGCTCTGTGATCTCACTGGAGGGAGACAGCCGCTCTATGCTTACCACGTACGGTGATACCAAGTCACCGTCTGGTCCATACAGGCTGGAGGACAGCTCCATGTCAAAGGCCATGTCTGAGGTATTTACCTTGGACTGGTGGATTTCTACGACAATCACATTGGTGCCACTTACAAAAGGAGCTGAGTTAACCTGGAAGGTGAGGGTTTTGGAGCCGTCTCCGCTGGAGCTTACCGCAGAAAGGGTATTATACGCGATTGGGCCGGTGGGCATGTTAATGCGGTGTACCTCTACTCCGTTCACATATATGACAGCACCATCATCTAGCCGGATATTGGCCGTGAAATCCCCCAGGCTGGCAGGATCTGTAATGGAGATAGACTTCCTGAAGTACGTGGTGACGTATTTTTTACTTTTATCTGGGCCGAAGCCAATTTGAGTATTGATTCCCTCTACACCATAGCCAAACTTGGCAGAACCTGTCTTCCAGGTGCTGCTATTGAAGGAGGTTGATATCCAAGCCATTCCCTGGTCTGTTCCATTGTCCAGATACTGCCAAGAGGAGCCGAACGGGATTAGGGTATTCTGGGCATTTGCATCAAAAATAAAGAGCACGGCAAGTGCTAAAAGAACAGATAGACTTTTTTTCATACCAACATCACTAAATGATCAAACACTGGTCCTCCTTTACGCGCCGCCGTGTACAATGCCAGAAAAAGTAGCATGATTAGCAGACGCCTAAAGCAGACGCTTTCTTCGCAGTTCTTTGAAACCAGCAGGTGCGTGTAGAGCAGGGCCTGATGGTGCTGTAGGGCAGATAAGCTAAGGGTGCTCCGTAAACATTCAGGCGTTCATAGCACCACATGAACGCAACTGGTGGGGTTGATGCCAGGCTAAGCCTTTAATATGTAGGGGTGATTGTGTCTTTTACCTGATATTGTTATTATTTCAATAACGGCATAGTGAGAATATAAGAATCTATACGCTGCTAAAAAGTGAATGTTCACGTTTTAATACGGATATTCTCAAAAATTAAAATATTAGATTACTCTATATAGAATTAGTTCAATTTATGGTGGAAGGTGCATCAGCCTTTCTTCCGGTCTTTCTGCATATAAGCTTTTTCTGCTAAAAGGCATCAAGAGAAAAGCACTCGCTTAGTAGCCTTGTACTGGGTGAGGCTCACGCTGTTACTGCCAGACAAAAGGCGGGTTTAGGGCAAAGACCAACAACGGTGTAACAGCAAGCTGAATTCTCTGCCGCTCCTTTAGGCTTGCCCGATCCAAATAAATTCACTCATTTCTGCAATTTGCCTCGCTACGGTAAATTTCCCTGGCTGGTTATAATATAAATAAGCCACAAGACCAGAAACGGCCCCTTTTTAGGAATAAGCTAAAGAATAGTCCGTCTCTTGCTTATAGAATTCAATATAGGGGATTTTTGATATAAGTAATTGATATACAGGAAGTTGTATAACTTTGTTTTGTATTATTTAAGGTAAATGTAGGCAGGATAGAAGAACTTTGACTGTTTTTTATAACAATTTAATACAATATGGTACTAAAGGGTGGTCTTTGAAAAATGTATTGAAAATGTATTTAACTTTGCAACTACGGAATTGGTAATAAGAAGGTTACAAGATTCTGAAAGATTTTTAAAGTCAGTTAAAAAGGCAAAAATACAATTTAGGGCAAGCGGTATCAGAACCTGATTCTGGTTTTAGTGCAGAAAGATAGAAAGAAGAAACCTTAACCTAATAGGCGTATATGAGGCACTTTTAGAAGGAAGTAGTAAAGTCAGATTTAACTGACTGATTTTCAAACGCTCAAGCTACTCAATTATTACATAGAGTTTGAGAACTAAGCCAAACCTTTTACAAAATCCCTTTATTAATTTTTTCAACATGAAGTTTAACACCAAATATATCGTATTGCCATTGCTAGTAGGTTTCATCTCAGCCTCTTGTGATAAGAATGAATTAGATGAAATGACGCCTGCCACTGCGGTTTCTGCCACGTCTAACCTGTCAAGCAACCTTATTTTTGAAGAAACCATGGAAGGATCTTCTCCTTTCTCTTTGGCGCATGCCCAGGAAGTAGGAGATTGGGACTATGCCTTTCAGATTGTAAACACTCCTGTATGGAGAGGCACCAAGGCCGCCCGCTTTGAGATCAGAAAAGACCAGCCGTTGGTACAGGACGGTAAAAGATCAGAAATGACCATCGTGAAAGGTGCAGACGGTGACATCACCAAGAACACCTGGTATTCTTTTGCCGCCTATTTCCCTTCCAAAGGGTATGAGTATGACACAGAGCGCGAGATCATTAACCAATGGTACCAGAGCGGTAGCCCGTCTACCTCACTTAGAACTGACAAAGACAGAATCACTTTTGAGGTAGGAAACACTCCGGAGACAAGAAAGCTGCATGATTTAGGTGCCATCAAGAAAGACGCCTGGACTGAGTTTGTATTCCACTTCATCCACTCTTACGGTACTGACGGCCTTGTTGAAATCTGGATGAACGGCGTGAAAGTGAAAACTATCACCGGGGGTAACATGTACAATGACGTGCTGCCTAAGTGGAAAATTGGTCTTTACAAGTCTGCCTTCAAATATGATGAGACCATTGTCACCAACCGAGTAATCTATTTTGACAATGTGAGAGTTGGTAATGCCAACGCCACCTTCGCTGACATGACCTCTGGTACTGCTTCAGGATCAACGACCACTACCACCAGCGGAACTACTACCACTAGCGGTACCACCACTACCAGCGGTACTACCACCACTTCTGGTACAACTACAACCACTACCACCTCCACCACAGATGTTCAGAAAGTAGTAAGCTTCACGCTGGTGAATGCAACTACAAATAAAGACATCATGACCATTGCTAACGGTGGCGTGATTGACCTGAGCGTAATTGGCACAAACAAATTCAACATCAGAGCCAATACCAGCAAGACTACCAGTGGTGTGGTGAAGTTTGTAATGTCAGGTGCCAAGAGCGATACGAGATTGGATGATGTAGTACCTTACGCCTTGTTCGGCGACAACAGAGCAGGTGATTATTACTCTTGGAGTGCTACCACAGGTTCTTACACACTTTCTGGAACTACCTACACAGGTACTAAGGACAAAATGGGTTCTGCCACAGCTCCTGCGTACACCATCAAGTTCACTATTCAGAAATAAGGTCAGGCCACTAACTGGCTCTTCCAACTGAATACCCAAAACAGATACTAAACCCTTAAAAGGAGCAGCCCACCGGCTGCTCCTTTTGTTTTGTCAACCCTTTACGCTGTATCTGGGTCCGTTTTTGGGCAGTTTTCTGGAAAACTGCCCAAAAACGGACCCAATTATTTTTATAGGGATTTCAAATGGGAAATC
The nucleotide sequence above comes from Nibribacter ruber. Encoded proteins:
- a CDS encoding polysaccharide lyase, whose protein sequence is MKFNTKYIVLPLLVGFISASCDKNELDEMTPATAVSATSNLSSNLIFEETMEGSSPFSLAHAQEVGDWDYAFQIVNTPVWRGTKAARFEIRKDQPLVQDGKRSEMTIVKGADGDITKNTWYSFAAYFPSKGYEYDTEREIINQWYQSGSPSTSLRTDKDRITFEVGNTPETRKLHDLGAIKKDAWTEFVFHFIHSYGTDGLVEIWMNGVKVKTITGGNMYNDVLPKWKIGLYKSAFKYDETIVTNRVIYFDNVRVGNANATFADMTSGTASGSTTTTTSGTTTTSGTTTTSGTTTTSGTTTTTTTSTTDVQKVVSFTLVNATTNKDIMTIANGGVIDLSVIGTNKFNIRANTSKTTSGVVKFVMSGAKSDTRLDDVVPYALFGDNRAGDYYSWSATTGSYTLSGTTYTGTKDKMGSATAPAYTIKFTIQK
- a CDS encoding T9SS type A sorting domain-containing protein; its protein translation is MKKSLSVLLALAVLFIFDANAQNTLIPFGSSWQYLDNGTDQGMAWISTSFNSSTWKTGSAKFGYGVEGINTQIGFGPDKSKKYVTTYFRKSISITDPASLGDFTANIRLDDGAVIYVNGVEVHRINMPTGPIAYNTLSAVSSSGDGSKTLTFQVNSAPFVSGTNVIVVEIHQSKVNTSDMAFDMELSSSLYGPDGDLVSPYVVSIERLSPSSEITEPGAVTFRTIFSEPVNGVTPDDFTAIATGSVEATVTDVSSENGTHYDATVNASGEGTLRLDLMAPDTDITDLSSNALAGDYTSGESYTLVEPVPLANALFSFNSSWKYLDNGTDQSTAWRTTSFSDAAWKTGVGKFGYGITDAATLVGYGPNAKNKYITTYFRKSLSITDVSNYTSFKVNIKMDDGVVVYVNGTEVYRNNMPTGSIAYNTLAALSSSGDGTKIQSFTISNGAFINGPNVIAVEVHQSKANTSDMAFDMELLADQSDPGPVGDVTSPMVTSINRQSPTTASIMPGSVTFRVSFSEKVTGVSVNDFVFTTTGTAGGTLTGLTAVGTDGTVYDLSANTAGEGTVRLDLKASGTEIMDASSNPIASGFTAGESYLLQTPTSGGGFATVASITPMSISTNTADKPQSKVWTYAGKFWTVLPTTDGTFLWRLDGTTWTKVLLVSSGALARADCKVVGNLAHVLLFRGNNNSYLISLEYDAAAAAYKLWSSRPTRSSFVLGPDAETATLDIDGNGRMWVAYDTPDSVNVRYSDSPYTTWSEPIVIESGIADDDICAIVALPTQNKMAVLWSNQRTDFFGMRTHTTGDSATTWSEDESPGSQTALNVGTGFSDDHMNMVLASDGTLYCAVKTSYETPGYTKLALLVRRPNGVWDNPYEITQENGTRPIVILNEAAGKLRIVYTSQENGGDILYKESSLDAISFGSPIYLIRGMYNYVSSTKATYTGETVLMATDVSTTAWKAIGFLVSDGSSTATAMANGSLLKEHGQNLRAYPNPFKGTATVNFTLPQGGAYTIVLYNSKGEQVIDAKKGLAEAGVANTLEVSAAGLPSGLYILRLETNLGTETIKLLHNR